A genomic stretch from Falco cherrug isolate bFalChe1 chromosome 1, bFalChe1.pri, whole genome shotgun sequence includes:
- the C1QTNF1 gene encoding complement C1q tumor necrosis factor-related protein 1 isoform X1, protein MEGLWAPSVLLLSCLLLPSSAGSQLIPSPDQRLQMDPKETPPQHHAARAIQEQKAGSAQEGLPPQPRCVRCCEPADQRFSYTQYQPLPQINMTILKGEKGDRGERGMQGKFGKTGVAGSRGHAGPKGQKGSMGAPGERCKSHYAAFSVGRKKPLHSNDYYQTLIFDTQFVNLYEHFNMFTGKFYCYVPGIYYFSLNVHTWNQKETYLHIMRNGAEMVILYAQVSDRSIMQSQSVMLELQEQDEVWVRLYKGERENAIFSDEYDTYITFSGHLIKYSGDP, encoded by the exons ATGGAGGGGCTTTGGGCGCCCAGtgtcctgctgctttcctgcctgctgctgccctcttcTGCAGGGAGCCAGCTCATCCCCAGCCCCGACCAGCGTTTGCAGATGGACCCCAAGGAGACACCGCCCCAGCACCATGCTGCCAG GGCCATCCAGGAGCAGAAGGCTGGCAGTGCCCAGGAGGGGCTGCCCCCACAGCCCCGCTGTGTTCGCTGCTGTGAGCCGGCCGACCAGCGCTTCTCCTACACCCAGTACCAGCCCCTGCCTCAAATCAACATGACCATCCTGAAAG GCGAGAAAGGGGACCGCGGTGAGCGAGGCATGCAGGGCAAGTTTGGCAAGACAGGGGTGGCCGGCAGCCGAGGCCACGCAGGGCCCAAGGGACAGAAGGGCAGCATGGGCGCCCCAGGGGAACGCTGCAAGAGCCACTACGCTGCCTTTTCAGTGGGCCGCAAGAAGCCCCTGCACAGCAATGACTACTACCAGACCCTCATCTTCGACACACAGTTTGTCAACCTCTACGAGCACTTCAACATGTTCACGGGCAAGTTCTACTGCTACGTCCCTGGGATCTACTACTTCAGCCTCAACGTGCACACCTGGAACCAGAAAGAGACGTACCTGCACATCATGCGCAATGGGGCAGAGATGGTCATCCTTTATGCCCAGGTGAGTGACCGCAGCATCATGCAGAGCCAAAGCGTCATgttggagctgcaggagcaggatgaggtCTGGGTGCGGCTCTACAAGGGCGAGCGTGAGAATGCCATCTTCAGCGATGAGTATGACACTTACATCACCTTCAGCGGCCACCTCATCAAGTACAGCGGGGACCCCTGA
- the C1QTNF1 gene encoding complement C1q tumor necrosis factor-related protein 1 isoform X2: protein MEGLWAPSVLLLSCLLLPSSAGSQLIPSPDQRLQMDPKETPPQHHAARAIQEQKAGSAQEGLPPQPRCVRCCEPADQRFSYTQYQPLPQINMTILKVGRKKPLHSNDYYQTLIFDTQFVNLYEHFNMFTGKFYCYVPGIYYFSLNVHTWNQKETYLHIMRNGAEMVILYAQVSDRSIMQSQSVMLELQEQDEVWVRLYKGERENAIFSDEYDTYITFSGHLIKYSGDP from the exons ATGGAGGGGCTTTGGGCGCCCAGtgtcctgctgctttcctgcctgctgctgccctcttcTGCAGGGAGCCAGCTCATCCCCAGCCCCGACCAGCGTTTGCAGATGGACCCCAAGGAGACACCGCCCCAGCACCATGCTGCCAG GGCCATCCAGGAGCAGAAGGCTGGCAGTGCCCAGGAGGGGCTGCCCCCACAGCCCCGCTGTGTTCGCTGCTGTGAGCCGGCCGACCAGCGCTTCTCCTACACCCAGTACCAGCCCCTGCCTCAAATCAACATGACCATCCTGAAAG TGGGCCGCAAGAAGCCCCTGCACAGCAATGACTACTACCAGACCCTCATCTTCGACACACAGTTTGTCAACCTCTACGAGCACTTCAACATGTTCACGGGCAAGTTCTACTGCTACGTCCCTGGGATCTACTACTTCAGCCTCAACGTGCACACCTGGAACCAGAAAGAGACGTACCTGCACATCATGCGCAATGGGGCAGAGATGGTCATCCTTTATGCCCAGGTGAGTGACCGCAGCATCATGCAGAGCCAAAGCGTCATgttggagctgcaggagcaggatgaggtCTGGGTGCGGCTCTACAAGGGCGAGCGTGAGAATGCCATCTTCAGCGATGAGTATGACACTTACATCACCTTCAGCGGCCACCTCATCAAGTACAGCGGGGACCCCTGA